One Rhodoferax ferrireducens T118 DNA segment encodes these proteins:
- a CDS encoding type II secretion system F family protein: protein MATYAWRGRNVRGEAVQGQLEAMTEGGVADQLMSIGVAPVHIAIAPEKTETATDNWFARLNRKPVVVEDILVFSRQMYTLNKAGVPILRAFAGLEASATKPAMVDMLKDIRASLDQGRELSAAMARHQDVFGAFYISMIRVGEMTGRLTEVFLRLNEHLEFERDVRERIKQAMRYPIFVLIAMAIAVVILNIFVIPVFANVFAGFHAELPLITRGLLAFSAWMLAWWPLLLAGAIGAVVLIRGYLNTTAGRYRWDARKLKLPIVGDIVLKATLARFARSFALSSQSGVPLVQALTVVAQTVDNAFIGSRIEQMRDGIERGETITRCAAATGVFTPVVLQMIAVGEETGELDNLLFEIAGMYERETDYNIKGLSAAIEPILLAVIAVLVLLLALGVFLPLWNLGQAAMGKGGG from the coding sequence ATGGCAACCTATGCATGGCGTGGCCGCAACGTCCGGGGCGAGGCCGTTCAGGGCCAGTTAGAGGCCATGACCGAAGGCGGCGTGGCCGACCAGTTGATGTCGATCGGTGTGGCACCGGTCCACATTGCGATTGCGCCCGAAAAGACCGAAACCGCCACCGACAACTGGTTCGCGCGCCTGAACCGCAAGCCGGTGGTGGTCGAAGACATCCTGGTGTTCTCGCGCCAGATGTACACCCTGAACAAGGCCGGGGTTCCCATTTTGCGGGCCTTTGCCGGACTGGAGGCCTCAGCCACCAAGCCGGCCATGGTCGACATGCTCAAAGACATTCGCGCCAGCCTGGATCAGGGGCGCGAACTCTCCGCCGCCATGGCGCGCCACCAGGACGTGTTTGGTGCTTTCTATATCTCGATGATCCGGGTCGGCGAGATGACGGGCCGCCTCACCGAGGTTTTTTTGCGCCTGAACGAACACCTGGAGTTCGAGCGCGACGTGCGCGAGCGCATCAAGCAGGCCATGCGCTACCCCATTTTTGTGCTGATCGCCATGGCGATTGCGGTGGTCATCCTGAACATCTTCGTCATTCCGGTGTTTGCCAACGTGTTTGCCGGCTTTCATGCCGAGCTGCCGCTGATCACCCGCGGGCTGCTGGCGTTCTCGGCCTGGATGCTGGCGTGGTGGCCCTTGCTGCTGGCGGGCGCCATTGGCGCGGTCGTGCTGATACGCGGCTACTTGAACACGACGGCCGGGCGTTACCGCTGGGACGCGCGCAAGCTCAAATTGCCCATCGTGGGCGACATTGTTTTGAAAGCCACGCTGGCGCGCTTTGCCCGCAGCTTTGCGCTCTCAAGCCAAAGCGGCGTGCCGCTGGTGCAGGCGCTCACCGTGGTGGCGCAAACCGTGGACAACGCTTTTATTGGTAGCCGCATCGAGCAAATGCGCGACGGCATCGAGCGCGGCGAGACCATCACACGCTGCGCCGCCGCCACCGGCGTCTTTACCCCCGTCGTGCTGCAAATGATCGCGGTCGGCGAGGAAACCGGCGAGCTCGACAACCTGCTGTTTGAGATTGCCGGCATGTACGAGCGCGAGACGGACTACAACATCAAGGGCCTGTCGGCGGCGATCGAGCCCATCCTGCTGGCCGTCATTGCCGTGCTGGTGCTGCTGCTGGCGCTGGGCGTTTTCTTGCCGCTGTGGAACCTGGGCCAGGCCGCCATGGGCAAAGGCGGCGGCTAG
- a CDS encoding pilin: MKQVQRGFTLIELVMVIVILGVLAAVAIPKFVDLKADAQQASMQGVAGAAASASAINYGGCSIATAASAPTKCKAVNTCTSVGTVLSGGSFPTGYTAASTTTELAAAAASNGETRTCKLTLAGYTASPDVTFEVIGAGN, encoded by the coding sequence ATGAAACAAGTACAACGTGGTTTTACGTTGATCGAGCTGGTGATGGTGATCGTGATTCTGGGCGTGTTGGCCGCGGTGGCGATTCCGAAATTTGTGGATTTGAAGGCTGATGCTCAGCAAGCATCTATGCAAGGCGTGGCAGGTGCGGCAGCATCAGCGTCGGCCATCAACTATGGCGGATGTTCGATCGCGACCGCAGCGAGTGCTCCGACTAAGTGCAAGGCCGTTAACACATGTACATCCGTCGGAACTGTCTTGAGTGGTGGCTCATTCCCAACAGGGTATACCGCAGCTTCAACGACGACGGAGCTTGCAGCTGCGGCAGCATCCAATGGGGAGACCAGAACCTGCAAGTTGACCTTGGCTGGATACACCGCGTCACCTGACGTGACGTTTGAGGTCATCGGTGCTGGCAATTAA
- the miaB gene encoding tRNA (N6-isopentenyl adenosine(37)-C2)-methylthiotransferase MiaB codes for MSKKVFIKTYGCQMNEYDSDKMSDVLGAAQGYEPTDNVEEADLILFNTCSVREKAQEKVFSDLGRVKHLKKKGALIGVGGCVASQEGAAIIERAPYVDVVFGPQTLHRLPQLLAERERLNRSQVDISFPEIEKFDHLPPARVEGASAFVSIMEGCSKYCSYCVVPYTRGEEVSRPFEDVLVEVAGLADQGVKEITLLGQNVNAWRSRMIGAASALSSEMADFATLLEYVSDIPGIERIRYVTSHPNEFTPSLIAAYDKLPKLVSHLHLPVQHGSDRILMAMKRGYTAMEYKSTVRKLRAIRPDMALSSDFIVGFPGETEDDFSKMMKLIDDVGFDNSFSFIFSPRPGTPAANLHDDTPHEVKLRRLQHLQTVINDSIKRISESRLGTVQRILVEGASKRDSTELMGRTECNRVVNFCGQPRLIGQMVDVAITETRSFTLRGEVVTQNEVLTG; via the coding sequence ATGAGCAAAAAAGTCTTCATCAAAACCTACGGCTGCCAGATGAACGAGTACGACTCGGACAAGATGAGCGATGTGCTGGGCGCTGCGCAGGGCTACGAGCCCACTGACAACGTGGAAGAAGCCGACCTGATCTTGTTCAACACCTGCTCGGTGCGTGAAAAGGCGCAGGAGAAAGTGTTCTCCGACCTGGGGCGTGTCAAACACCTGAAGAAAAAAGGCGCGCTGATTGGCGTCGGTGGCTGTGTTGCCAGCCAGGAAGGTGCCGCCATCATCGAGCGCGCGCCTTATGTCGATGTGGTGTTTGGGCCGCAAACCCTGCACCGCCTGCCGCAACTGCTGGCCGAGCGCGAGCGGCTCAACCGCTCGCAGGTGGACATCAGCTTTCCCGAGATCGAGAAGTTTGACCACCTGCCGCCCGCCCGGGTCGAAGGCGCCAGCGCGTTCGTGAGCATCATGGAAGGCTGCTCCAAATACTGCAGCTACTGCGTGGTGCCCTACACCCGCGGCGAAGAAGTGAGCCGCCCGTTTGAAGATGTGCTGGTCGAGGTCGCCGGCCTGGCGGATCAGGGTGTGAAAGAAATCACGCTGCTGGGGCAAAACGTCAACGCCTGGCGGTCCCGGATGATTGGCGCTGCCAGCGCGCTCTCAAGCGAGATGGCCGACTTCGCCACCCTGCTGGAATACGTGTCGGACATTCCCGGCATTGAGCGCATCCGCTACGTGACCAGCCACCCCAACGAGTTCACGCCTTCACTGATTGCGGCCTACGACAAGTTGCCCAAGCTGGTCAGCCATTTGCACCTGCCGGTGCAGCACGGCTCGGACCGCATCCTGATGGCCATGAAGCGCGGCTACACCGCCATGGAATACAAAAGCACGGTGCGCAAGCTGCGCGCCATCCGGCCTGATATGGCGCTGAGCAGCGACTTCATCGTCGGCTTCCCCGGTGAAACCGAAGACGACTTCAGCAAGATGATGAAACTCATCGACGATGTGGGCTTTGACAACAGTTTCAGCTTCATCTTCAGCCCGCGCCCCGGCACCCCGGCGGCCAATCTGCATGACGACACCCCGCATGAGGTGAAGCTGCGCCGGCTGCAGCATTTGCAGACGGTCATCAACGACAGCATCAAGCGCATCTCGGAGAGCCGCCTGGGGACGGTGCAGCGCATTCTGGTGGAGGGTGCCTCCAAGCGCGACAGCACCGAACTGATGGGCCGCACCGAGTGCAACCGGGTCGTCAACTTCTGTGGCCAGCCGCGCCTGATCGGGCAGATGGTGGATGTGGCCATCACGGAGACGCGCAGCTTCACGCTGCGCGGTGAGGTGGTGACGCAAAACGAGGTGCTGACCGGGTAG
- a CDS encoding 3-deoxy-7-phosphoheptulonate synthase — MTAKSIAASTDAWYANVVANATDRTGQTDNERIKDITVLPPPEHLIRFFPIHGTAVESLISSTRRRIHNIMAGKDDRLLVVIGPCSIHNPAAALDYARQLQVQREKYADTLEIVMRVYFEKPRTTVGWKGLINDPYLDETFRIDEGLRIARQLLIEINRLGLPAGSEFLDVISPQYLGDLISWGAIGARTTESQVHRELASGLSAPIGFKNGTDGNIRIATDAIQAAAGAHHFLSVHKNGQVAIVQTKGNKDCHVILRGGKAPNYDAASVAAACKDLEKAKLPATLMVDCSHANSSKQHEKQLDVARDIAAQLASGSRSVFGVMVESHLIAGAQKFTPGKDDLSKLEYGKSITDACLGWDDSVELLEVLAAAVKARRAG, encoded by the coding sequence ATGACTGCCAAATCCATTGCTGCCAGCACCGATGCCTGGTATGCGAACGTTGTCGCCAATGCCACCGACCGCACCGGTCAGACTGACAACGAACGCATCAAGGACATCACCGTGTTACCGCCTCCCGAGCATTTGATCCGCTTTTTCCCCATTCACGGAACGGCCGTGGAGTCGCTGATCAGCAGCACCCGCCGGCGCATCCACAACATCATGGCGGGCAAGGATGACCGCTTGCTGGTGGTGATTGGCCCGTGTTCCATCCACAACCCGGCCGCCGCGCTGGACTATGCGCGCCAGCTTCAGGTGCAGCGCGAAAAGTACGCCGACACGCTGGAAATTGTGATGCGCGTCTACTTTGAAAAACCCCGCACCACCGTCGGCTGGAAGGGCCTGATCAACGACCCGTATCTGGACGAAACCTTTCGCATCGACGAAGGCCTGCGCATCGCGCGCCAGTTGCTGATCGAGATCAACCGCCTGGGCCTGCCCGCCGGCAGCGAGTTTCTGGATGTGATTTCACCCCAGTACCTGGGTGACTTGATCTCCTGGGGCGCGATTGGTGCGCGCACCACCGAGAGCCAGGTGCACCGCGAACTGGCCTCGGGGCTGTCGGCGCCGATAGGCTTCAAGAACGGCACCGATGGCAACATCAGGATCGCCACCGACGCGATTCAGGCCGCCGCCGGCGCGCACCACTTTTTGTCCGTGCACAAGAATGGTCAGGTGGCGATCGTGCAAACCAAAGGCAATAAAGACTGCCACGTCATCTTGCGCGGTGGCAAGGCCCCCAACTATGACGCGGCCAGCGTCGCTGCAGCGTGCAAAGACCTCGAAAAAGCCAAACTGCCGGCGACCTTGATGGTCGACTGCAGCCACGCCAACAGCAGCAAGCAACACGAGAAGCAACTCGACGTGGCACGCGACATTGCCGCACAGCTGGCCAGCGGCTCAAGAAGTGTGTTCGGCGTGATGGTGGAAAGCCACTTGATCGCCGGTGCCCAGAAGTTCACGCCGGGCAAGGACGACCTGTCCAAGCTGGAATACGGCAAGAGCATCACCGACGCCTGCCTGGGTTGGGACGACTCGGTCGAATTGCTGGAGGTGTTGGCGGCGGCAGTCAAAGCGCGCCGGGCGGGCTAA
- the tldD gene encoding metalloprotease TldD, translated as MISREPTLERLGLAKSLLLTPFGLDESHLAQALKEIKAHQVDEADLYFQYTRSEGWSLEEGIVKTGSFSIDQGVGVRAVSGEKTAFAYSDDISESSLLDAARTVRSISALAQTRRARVATKKIAYGRSLYPGLDPITTLDSAAKVKLLERVEQLARAKDPRVAQVMAGVASEYDVVLVARADGMLAADVRPLVRLSVTVIAEQGVGGKVRREMGSAGGGGRFGLAYFDEALITQYVDEAVKAALINLEARPAPAGEMTVVLGPGWPGILLHEAIGHGLEGDFNRKGSSAFSGRVGQRVAAKGVTVLDDGTIADRRGSLNVDDEGNTSARNVLIEDGILKGYMQDAMNARLMGVAPTGNGRRESYAHVPIPRMTNTYMLAGDKSPDEIVASIKKGLYATNFGGGQVDITSGKFVFSASEAYWVENGKILYPVKGATIVGSGPDVLKRVSMIGNDLKLDSGVGTCGKEGQSVPVGVGQPTLRIDGLTVGGTA; from the coding sequence ATGATCTCTCGCGAACCCACTCTTGAACGCTTAGGCCTGGCCAAGTCCCTGCTGCTCACGCCCTTTGGGCTGGATGAATCCCACCTGGCCCAGGCCTTAAAAGAAATCAAGGCGCATCAGGTGGACGAAGCCGACCTGTATTTTCAATACACGCGTTCTGAGGGCTGGAGCCTGGAAGAAGGCATTGTCAAGACCGGCTCCTTCAGCATTGACCAGGGTGTCGGCGTGCGCGCTGTCAGCGGCGAGAAAACGGCGTTTGCCTATTCGGATGACATCTCCGAGTCCTCGCTGCTGGATGCGGCCCGCACTGTCAGGTCAATTTCGGCTCTCGCCCAGACAAGGCGGGCGCGAGTAGCTACAAAAAAGATAGCTTATGGGCGTTCCTTGTACCCCGGCTTGGACCCGATCACCACACTCGACAGCGCGGCCAAGGTCAAGCTGCTGGAGCGTGTCGAGCAACTGGCCCGTGCCAAGGACCCGCGCGTGGCGCAGGTCATGGCGGGCGTGGCGAGCGAATACGACGTGGTGCTGGTGGCGCGTGCCGACGGCATGCTGGCGGCCGATGTCCGCCCGCTGGTGCGCCTGTCGGTGACGGTGATTGCCGAACAGGGCGTCGGCGGCAAGGTGCGGCGTGAAATGGGCTCGGCCGGTGGCGGCGGGCGCTTTGGGCTGGCTTATTTTGACGAGGCGCTGATCACGCAATACGTCGATGAGGCGGTGAAAGCCGCGCTGATCAACCTGGAAGCCCGCCCGGCGCCGGCGGGTGAGATGACCGTGGTGCTGGGGCCCGGCTGGCCCGGCATCTTGTTGCACGAGGCGATTGGTCATGGGCTGGAAGGCGATTTCAACCGCAAGGGCTCCAGCGCGTTCAGTGGCCGGGTCGGCCAGCGTGTCGCCGCCAAGGGCGTGACCGTGCTGGATGACGGCACCATCGCCGACCGCCGTGGCTCGCTCAATGTCGATGATGAAGGCAACACCAGCGCCCGCAATGTGCTGATTGAAGATGGCATTCTCAAGGGCTATATGCAGGACGCCATGAATGCGCGCCTGATGGGGGTGGCGCCCACCGGCAACGGGCGTCGCGAGAGCTACGCCCATGTGCCGATCCCGCGCATGACCAATACCTACATGCTCGCCGGGGACAAGTCGCCCGACGAGATTGTGGCCAGCATCAAGAAGGGTCTGTACGCCACCAACTTTGGCGGCGGCCAGGTGGACATCACCTCGGGCAAGTTCGTGTTTTCGGCCAGTGAAGCCTACTGGGTTGAAAACGGCAAGATCCTGTACCCGGTCAAGGGCGCGACCATCGTTGGTAGCGGCCCGGATGTGCTCAAGCGCGTCAGCATGATCGGCAATGACTTGAAGCTCGACAGCGGTGTCGGCACCTGCGGTAAAGAAGGCCAGAGTGTGCCGGTGGGCGTGGGGCAGCCGACCTTGCGTATTGATGGTTTGACGGTGGGAGGCACGGCGTGA